In the Nitrospirales bacterium LBB_01 genome, one interval contains:
- a CDS encoding histone deacetylase — protein MKKTAFIYDDIFLKHEMPEFHPESSERLVSIVDALKSSDIWNSLVHLSPEKSSISDIEAIHTDSYVSRLQQMTRGYLDPDTFMSEYTLEAALYAAGAIITAIRNTVSGDIERAFCAVRPPGHHAEDSRAMGFCIFNNVAVGARFAQKQGYKKVFIVDFDVHHGNGTQHSFYNDDTVFYFSSHQYPHYPGTGAASETGSGKGKGFTYNVPLSYGAGDKEMHETYNVTLHKLVKSFSPDIMLVSSGFDIHKKDPLAGFAVTDDGIRDIVRGILSAKKDIPVIFTLEGGYSLEALASSVKITMQELLSYE, from the coding sequence AATAGTGGATGCGCTAAAGAGCTCAGATATATGGAACTCATTAGTTCACCTAAGCCCTGAGAAATCCTCAATAAGCGATATAGAGGCAATACACACGGACTCTTATGTATCCCGCCTCCAGCAGATGACCAGAGGGTACCTTGACCCTGATACTTTCATGTCTGAATACACTCTTGAAGCAGCTCTGTATGCGGCAGGCGCTATCATTACCGCAATAAGAAACACTGTGTCAGGCGACATTGAACGTGCCTTTTGTGCCGTCAGACCTCCCGGCCATCATGCCGAGGACAGCAGAGCTATGGGATTTTGTATTTTTAATAATGTAGCTGTAGGAGCACGCTTTGCCCAAAAACAGGGCTACAAAAAAGTGTTCATTGTTGACTTTGACGTTCACCACGGTAACGGCACACAGCACAGTTTCTATAACGATGACACGGTGTTTTACTTTAGCTCTCATCAGTATCCGCATTATCCAGGCACAGGAGCCGCATCAGAGACCGGCTCGGGCAAGGGAAAAGGATTTACCTATAACGTACCTTTAAGTTATGGCGCTGGGGATAAGGAAATGCACGAGACCTATAACGTTACGCTTCACAAACTGGTTAAATCGTTTTCACCTGATATAATGCTTGTTTCCTCCGGGTTTGACATACACAAAAAAGACCCTCTGGCTGGTTTTGCCGTAACCGATGACGGTATTAGAGACATTGTAAGAGGAATTCTAAGCGCTAAGAAGGACATCCCCGTCATATTTACCCTTGAAGGCGGTTACAGCCTTGAGGCTCTTGCCTCATCTGTTAAAATCACGATGCAGGAACTCTTAAGTTACGAATAG